One Papio anubis isolate 15944 chromosome 9, Panubis1.0, whole genome shotgun sequence genomic window carries:
- the RXYLT1 gene encoding ribitol-5-phosphate xylosyltransferase 1 isoform X2 produces MGVLLCCPDWSAVTVHRQDHSILQPRTLGLKRSSCPSLLSSWEYSFITGPAVIPGYFSVDVNNVVLILNGREKAKIFYATQWLLYAQNLVQIQKLQHLAVVLLGNEHCNNEWINPFLKRNGGFVELLFIIYDSPWINDVDVFQWPLGVATYRNFPVVEASWSMLHDERPYLCNFLGTIYENSSRQALMNILKKDGNDKLCWVSAREHWQPQETNESLKNYQDALLQSDLTLCPVGVNTECYRIYEACSYGSIPVVEDVMTAGSCGNTSVHHSAPLQLLKSMGAPFIFIKNWKELPAVLEKEKTIILQEKIERRKMLLQWYQHFKAELKMKFTNILESSFLMKNKS; encoded by the exons atgggggtcttgctatgttgcccagactggagtgcagtgactgttCACAGACAAGATCATAGCatactacagcctcgaactcttgggctcaagagatcctcctgccccagccttctgagtagctgggaatatag CTTCATCACTGGTCCAGCTGTAATACCGGGGTACTTCTCCGTTGATGTGAATAATGTGGTACTCATtttaaatggaagagaaaaagcaaagatcTTTTATGCCACCCAGTGGTTACTTTATGCACAAAATTTAGTGCAAATTCAAAAACTCCAGCATCTTGCTGTTGTTTTGCTCGGAAATGAACATTGTAATAATGAGTGGATAAACCCATTCCTCAAAAGAAATGGAGGCTTCGTGGAGCTGCTTTTCATAATATATGACAGCCCCTGGATTAATGACGTGGATGTTTTTCAGTGGCCTTTAGGAGTAGCAAC atacagGAATTTTCCTGTGGTGGAGGCAAGTTGGTCAATGCTGCATGATGAGAGGCCATATTTATGTAATTTCTTAGGAACGATTTATGAAAATTCATCCAGACAGGCACTaatgaacattttgaaaaaagatgGGAACGATAAGCTTTGTTGGGTTTCAGCAAGAGAACA cTGGCAGCCTCAGGAAACAAATGAAAGTCTTAAGAATTACCAAGATGCCTTGCTTCAGAGTGATCTCACATTGTGCCCGGTCGGAGTAAACACAGAATGCTATCGAATCTATGAGGCTTGCTCCTATGGCTCCATTCCTGTGGTGGAAGACGTGATGACAGCTGGCAGCTGTGGGAATACATCTGTGCACCACAGTGCTCCTCTGCAGTTACTCAAGTCCATGGGCGCTCCCTTTATCTTTATCAAGAACTGGAAGGAACTCCCTGCtgttttagaaaaagagaaaactataattttacaagaaaaaattgaaagaagaaaaatgttacttCAGTGGTATCAGCACTTCAAGGCAGAgcttaaaatgaaatttactaatattttagaaagttcatttttaatgaaaaataaaagttaa
- the RXYLT1 gene encoding ribitol-5-phosphate xylosyltransferase 1 isoform X3 produces MLHDERPYLCNFLGTIYENSSRQALMNILKKDGNDKLCWVSAREHWQPQETNESLKNYQDALLQSDLTLCPVGVNTECYRIYEACSYGSIPVVEDVMTAGSCGNTSVHHSAPLQLLKSMGAPFIFIKNWKELPAVLEKEKTIILQEKIERRKMLLQWYQHFKAELKMKFTNILESSFLMKNKS; encoded by the exons ATGCTGCATGATGAGAGGCCATATTTATGTAATTTCTTAGGAACGATTTATGAAAATTCATCCAGACAGGCACTaatgaacattttgaaaaaagatgGGAACGATAAGCTTTGTTGGGTTTCAGCAAGAGAACA cTGGCAGCCTCAGGAAACAAATGAAAGTCTTAAGAATTACCAAGATGCCTTGCTTCAGAGTGATCTCACATTGTGCCCGGTCGGAGTAAACACAGAATGCTATCGAATCTATGAGGCTTGCTCCTATGGCTCCATTCCTGTGGTGGAAGACGTGATGACAGCTGGCAGCTGTGGGAATACATCTGTGCACCACAGTGCTCCTCTGCAGTTACTCAAGTCCATGGGCGCTCCCTTTATCTTTATCAAGAACTGGAAGGAACTCCCTGCtgttttagaaaaagagaaaactataattttacaagaaaaaattgaaagaagaaaaatgttacttCAGTGGTATCAGCACTTCAAGGCAGAgcttaaaatgaaatttactaatattttagaaagttcatttttaatgaaaaataaaagttaa